In Etheostoma cragini isolate CJK2018 chromosome 19, CSU_Ecrag_1.0, whole genome shotgun sequence, the genomic window AAGAAACAATAGTATAAAATGTTAAGAATAATATTCAActaaaatatagaataaatatTCTCAATAGCACAACTCCTTCatcacacaaatgtgaaaacacaccaAAGAGAATCTAATTATTACACTATTGAATTAAGAACAGATAACACAAACTAAAACTTAAACCTGACCTTTTTGGCCTTCCTTGATGCAAAATCCTGGAATTTATGTAACAGTGGAAATTATCATTGCTTCCTCCACACTGAATAGTGCAAAACACATCTTTATCTAATGCAAGACATTTTCGCAACAAAGGAAACAGCTTTGGAGAAGCTGGATGGAGTTTCTACGCAGTATTagactttaaaatgaaatatgaatgaGTAAAGACAATGTTGGTGCCAACCAGTAGAGGGCTACAATACGCCATTGCAGCGTCTAGTCTGCTTtaaaccaaagaagaagaagaactggtGTCACTGGTTAGTTGTACCAGCTGAGGAAGttgttacattattattttagtaaaGTTTTAATAGGAGAAATGGGTTGTTAACTCTGGGATTTATAAACTCTACACAGAGAGTATAGCGGACCCAAACAGAAGGAATACCATGACAGCTAACGAGGATCAAGaggtatgaatgaatgaatggtgaTGCAGTAGTAGGCTAGCTTCTGTTAGCGGCTAACAACTTGACACTAGCGTGACTGCTAGCATAATAGTGTAGGGTAGCGAGCTTAGTTAACACTTTTCTGCTCGTTACCTTGCAAAACCATTAGACGGGTCAGCTCTCATTAAATGGGCAAGAAACTCAGGACAGAGTGTCAATTGTCTTTCTAGCTTTTGAGCCCTGATAAAGCGTCGTTCATGCCTGAGTAAGTGTCACGCAAAACTCCATTTGAAAGAGTGACAAATTAAGTGTGTTATAACTCAAGGAAGGAATGCGTGCCACATAAACCTCAAGTCAAGAGCTTTTCTGAATACAAAACTTACTTTATCCCATCCGGTGTAGCTATATGTTAGCGGTTAAACAGCACATTTACCAATTAAATATCGCTGTTTCACAGTAGCCCTCTGCCATCATAAAACGTAGCATTAAAGTGATAAGTTGTAAACAAGTGGCTTTAGCAgataaaatgtgtaatttaaagAGTCCATTAATGTCTGGATGATGTGCcgattcaaaaagaaaaaggttatcATTATCTTGTAAAAAGGTATTCACTCGTCCTACCCTGCATACCCATGCCAAGTGCAAATGACTACATTTGTAAATGGTGTTTGGTGCGCGGAAGCTATCGGGATTAGCTGCTGCTGATGTAAGGAACTCCTTAAATCTGTCTAACctcctgtctcttcctctcttcctccaccacAGATGGAGTTGGAGGCTCTTCGCTCTATCTATGAGGGGGATGAGTGTTTCAAGGAAATCAGTTTAGTTTCCTTTCAGTTTAGGGTGAGTACTGTCTCCCAACACCTTGTACTGTCCAattctgcttaaaaaaaacataacctgTGCCTCCCCAACCACATGGTTTaactgaatatacagtacatcaagtTAAAGCAAGGCACTCAATATGCTTTTCACCCGTACTTCATGACCTTTTAACAAGCTATTAGGATTTGTTCTGAAGCAGTACCTTCTTTTACCTTCTATTGTAATGTTATACAACAGATAGGAGACATTGATGACAGCAAAGCATTCATGCTGGACGTCACATGGCCTGAGACGTACCCTGAGACGGCCCCACAAATGTCCCTTGATGCCTTTTTCAACAACAGATTGTAAGTTGCGAGCACAGtgctgaattattattattattaatatgcaTTAGTTTACATTGATAACTGATGGCAGATTAGAATATGACATCAAATTCTGGAAACCCTTTTGCCTTTGCAGGGTTCTTAACTGTATAGAACGATTAACAGATATAGCTGTTTCAATACTGCATGTGAATGTTGTCAATTTTTAGTAAATGtactgtgaattgttttgtgagtatgtattttttcattcaaatgatTCCAACATGATCCATTTCTGTTTGAAAATTGTTACAGTCCGTCAGGATTAACTGCAATTTTAAGAAATACTAAAAGCTGTGTTTTAGCTGTACACACACTTTATGTGATGCTCATGTTGATTCTTTCCTTTACAATTATGTAATACCAGCTCTGCGGAGACAAAGCAGCTGATTCTTATGAAGCTGGAGGAGCAGGTGGAGGCTAACCTGGGCACTGCAATGATGTATACTCTGTTCGAGTGGGCCAAGGAGAACAAGGAGGCCCTCATGGAGAACCACAAGCCTGTAGCCACTGCTGTGGTCAGTACATTTCATCATTCTCAACGACATACATCAGTACAATTCAAAATCCTTATTCGTGGGTCTATTTTTGGTACTGGTCCCTGATAGCGGCACAACCCCAGGGAGCTCTTGTCAGTCAACCATTGTGGGCGTTGTGTAGCTTCTTCTTCCCCGGATTGGTNNNNNNNNNNCCCCCCCTAGATTAGGTGAGAAGAGCCTTGTTGTAATTAGAGTCATCAGATATGAACAAAATAACGgattatgtgttgttgttgcagacATCCAGCAGTGAAGGGATCACCAGCTCAACAGccaagaagaaggagaagaaggagcagCTGACTAAATCTCAGAAGAGGAGGATTGTCAACAAAACAGGTGCATTAGTCAGACTTTCCACAGGAAGATAGTCTTTGGTCATTTCTTATTCTTAAAAACCTTCCGATCAAAATCTGGTCCTTTTCGCTAGTGAACTCTACTGTGTTATGTCGCCTCAGCTTGCTAGTGTTGCAGCTCTGCTCTCTCCTCAACACTGAGTGTTTGAATGTGAAAGATTATTTGGTGACAGTGATTGAATCTGTCCTGACACTCAAGTTGGCAAAATACTTTGCTAAGCTCCGAATTATCATCAGGAAAGAGCAGTGAAGGAACATCCAGGCGGCAGTTTCCAGCGGTGTCGCACTATTCCACTGATCAGCACGTAGGCCTTTAAATAGGGACCCTGCGCTGTAGCCTGgcgtgcacctctcaaaaaaatgtaattacatgtCGCGCCGACGCAGGTTGATCATTTCCtcactcatttcctggttctccttctccataccaacatgaaatcaaggacagggttaacttttcctgctacagatatccaaccgtggtcagaaagcctAGGAGATACCGTTACTCCCACTATGTCGCTGGAGCCGGTACTTGCTCACTTCCCCGGCCAGAAAATccggacgcacacacacacatttcggccctgctattctcttgaAGAGATCGACGCACACATCAAATATATAAGTGTATTAGATAGAATAAACTTCAGGCCAGTTACGTAGACTACAGCAGTTAACGCAAATGTAGACAATGCAGGATTAATTGAAATGCAGTCATGCAGTGcatcattttataaaaatctCCTGAAAGCCTGGCATTTTTGATAGCTGTGAACCATTTGATCTCCATAATAATTTAGAGTCagtagcttttgtgttttaatcaaTAGACAGCAGTGCATATCTTAACGTGTTCTTCTTTCAGATCACAAAGGGGAACTGCCAAGAGGTTGGAACTGGGTTGATGTCATCAAAGTAGGTGCATTTTATCTTCTGGCCACAAGGTGGTGCACTTATTCAGCTTTAAACCTGCAGGGACATTGATCA contains:
- the rwdd gene encoding RWD domain-containing protein 4, which produces MTANEDQEMELEALRSIYEGDECFKEISLVSFQFRIGDIDDSKAFMLDVTWPETYPETAPQMSLDAFFNNRFSAETKQLILMKLEEQVEANLGTAMMYTLFEWAKENKEALMENHKPVATAVTSSSEGITSSTAKKKEKKEQLTKSQKRRIVNKTDHKGELPRGWNWVDVIKHLSKTGGKDDDLA